In Gemmatimonadaceae bacterium, one DNA window encodes the following:
- a CDS encoding threonine/serine exporter family protein: protein MSAIPSASMTTEQATPNLSLTALYEAPPSLSPTTDEDAVQFVALAARAYAAVDEVPARTEEGLEYLARHLGFTADCTATATAIFLTLSKGGRRWTEVIRVRASSPDFTRAVALHRVLERVAKNEITPHDAAERLTSLLAWRARSSMLLDTLAGALLSASSALLLRADLPEMGLVALLGATVGAVLHLVAGRETLMPLATVLLAAMASGAAFGFDRLHMADIRPVPVLVASLVILLPGWRLTVSMSELAQGHWTAGSGRFLAGVVTLLLLVVGVVVGQQAVASSEKARLILPAAANLPAWIRVLSPLAAGLSMTHLFNARRRDAPWIMLICVITSLVAFGGGILLGSNAGAFVGAFTATAASILLARRLRLPYAVLQQPATVLLVPGTIGFLSFGSLVDQNVNRAIQTGFLMLMVALTLSIGSLLARVALRQGMAREYQR, encoded by the coding sequence ATGAGCGCCATCCCGAGCGCGTCCATGACCACCGAGCAGGCGACGCCGAACCTTTCGTTGACGGCGCTGTACGAGGCGCCGCCCTCGCTGTCGCCGACGACCGATGAAGATGCGGTGCAGTTTGTGGCGCTGGCGGCGCGCGCGTACGCCGCGGTGGACGAGGTCCCGGCGCGGACCGAGGAGGGGCTCGAGTATCTCGCGCGCCACCTGGGCTTCACCGCCGACTGCACGGCGACGGCGACGGCGATCTTCCTGACGTTGTCGAAAGGGGGGCGTCGATGGACCGAGGTAATCCGCGTGCGCGCCTCGAGCCCCGACTTCACGCGCGCGGTGGCGCTGCATCGTGTGCTGGAGCGCGTGGCCAAGAACGAGATCACCCCGCATGATGCCGCCGAGCGTTTGACGTCGCTCCTGGCCTGGCGCGCGAGGTCGAGCATGTTGCTCGACACGCTCGCGGGGGCGCTGTTGAGCGCATCGTCGGCGCTCCTGTTGCGCGCCGACCTGCCGGAGATGGGGCTGGTGGCGCTGCTGGGGGCGACGGTGGGGGCCGTGCTGCACCTGGTGGCTGGTCGCGAGACGCTGATGCCGTTGGCGACCGTGCTGCTGGCGGCGATGGCGTCGGGGGCGGCGTTCGGCTTTGACCGGTTGCACATGGCCGACATCCGTCCCGTGCCCGTGCTGGTGGCGTCGCTGGTGATCCTGCTGCCGGGGTGGCGGCTGACGGTGTCGATGAGCGAGCTGGCGCAGGGGCACTGGACGGCGGGGTCGGGGCGTTTCCTGGCGGGGGTGGTGACGCTCCTGCTGCTGGTGGTTGGCGTGGTGGTGGGGCAGCAGGCGGTGGCGTCGAGCGAGAAGGCGCGATTGATCCTGCCGGCGGCGGCCAACCTTCCGGCGTGGATTCGCGTCCTGTCGCCACTGGCGGCGGGGTTGTCGATGACGCACTTGTTCAACGCGCGGCGGCGCGATGCGCCGTGGATCATGCTCATCTGCGTGATCACGTCGCTGGTGGCCTTCGGCGGGGGGATCCTCCTCGGCTCCAACGCCGGCGCGTTCGTGGGGGCGTTCACGGCAACGGCGGCGAGTATCCTGCTGGCGCGTCGCCTGCGCCTTCCGTATGCGGTGTTGCAGCAGCCGGCCACCGTGCTCCTGGTGCCGGGAACGATCGGCTTCCTCAGCTTCGGATCGTTGGTGGACCAGAACGTGAACCGTGCAATCCAGACGGGGTTTCTCATGCTCATGGTGGCGCTGACGTTGTCCATCGGGTCGTTGCTGGCGCGTGTGGCGCTGCGGCAGGGGATGGCGCGCGAGTACCAGCGGTGA
- a CDS encoding phosphatidylserine/phosphatidylglycerophosphate/cardiolipin synthase family protein yields the protein MSELREETPLPRDREPLARELEPLAREVEPPLRELERSSRDVESLGLANAPASLPPTAERTRTFARGLWRIAAADVSADNRVQLLADGATTFDAMIAAIGEASTRVDFEGYIFRDDEVGVRFKEALIEAAMRGVQVRLLVDWVGRMGTPLRFFGEMAKHGVVVKLFSPPGFHRWGGILPRDHRKLVVADGAVAVTGGIGIGREWKHGVLRRKRSPWRDTAVRIAGPAAVDMQDSFERMWARAHQGRPKGVRLIRRPSASHLDPQVDPPSLVGIVEGEPGRMRASRGLQMQALNAERTIWIASAYFAPSLGMVEALAGAARDGVDVRILVPSRYDHPWLRTIISPFYSRLFKHGVRIWEWRGEMMHAKTNVVDGRWVRVGSTDFNLLGVAINYELDAVIEDATLGEQAEAMFLEDLHRAREIRWRSTRTV from the coding sequence GTGAGCGAGCTGCGGGAGGAGACGCCGCTCCCGCGCGATCGCGAGCCGCTCGCGCGGGAGCTCGAGCCGCTCGCGCGGGAGGTCGAGCCGCCGTTGCGCGAGCTCGAGCGGTCGTCGCGCGACGTCGAGTCGCTCGGGCTGGCCAACGCCCCCGCCTCGCTCCCGCCCACAGCCGAGCGGACGCGCACCTTCGCGCGCGGGCTGTGGCGCATTGCGGCTGCCGACGTCTCGGCGGACAACCGCGTGCAACTGCTTGCCGACGGCGCGACCACGTTCGACGCGATGATCGCGGCGATTGGCGAAGCTTCCACGCGCGTCGACTTCGAGGGGTACATCTTTCGCGACGACGAGGTCGGGGTGCGCTTCAAGGAGGCGCTCATCGAGGCGGCGATGCGAGGTGTGCAGGTACGGTTGCTGGTGGACTGGGTGGGGCGGATGGGGACGCCCCTGCGCTTTTTCGGGGAGATGGCGAAGCACGGCGTGGTGGTGAAGCTCTTCTCGCCGCCGGGTTTTCATCGTTGGGGGGGGATCCTGCCGCGCGATCACCGCAAGCTGGTGGTGGCCGACGGCGCCGTGGCGGTGACTGGGGGGATCGGGATCGGGCGGGAATGGAAGCACGGTGTGCTTCGGCGCAAGCGTTCGCCGTGGCGCGACACCGCGGTGCGCATAGCCGGGCCGGCGGCGGTGGACATGCAGGACTCGTTCGAGCGGATGTGGGCGCGCGCCCATCAGGGGCGCCCCAAGGGAGTCCGCCTCATCCGTCGCCCCAGCGCCTCGCACCTCGACCCGCAGGTGGACCCGCCGTCGCTGGTGGGGATCGTCGAGGGGGAGCCGGGGCGCATGCGCGCGTCGCGCGGGCTGCAGATGCAGGCGTTGAATGCGGAGCGCACCATCTGGATTGCCAGCGCCTACTTTGCGCCGTCGCTGGGGATGGTGGAGGCGCTGGCCGGCGCGGCGCGAGACGGTGTCGACGTGCGCATTCTCGTCCCGTCGCGCTACGACCATCCGTGGCTGCGCACCATCATCTCCCCGTTCTACTCCCGCCTCTTCAAGCACGGCGTGCGCATCTGGGAGTGGCGCGGCGAGATGATGCACGCCAAGACCAACGTGGTCGACGGCCGCTGGGTGCGTGTCGGATCGACCGACTTCAACCTGCTCGGCGTGGCGATCAACTACGAACTGGACGCCGTGATCGAGGATGCGACGCTGGGTGAGCAGGCGGAGGCGATGTTCCTCGAGGACTTGCATCGGGCGCGGGAGATTCGCTGGCGGAGCACACGCACTGTGTGA
- a CDS encoding S9 family peptidase: protein MRFARVMCVLPAVSLVAAAGLLPAQEKAVDTLLTVNHYLDFETVGAPQLSPDGARIIYTRRSVDKQKDTFESALWIMNADGSENRFLARGGDATWSPDGTRIAYIGEGQPGGAQVFVRWMNAEGATSQVTRVERAPGDLAWSPDGKWIGFAMFTPKAESWAIDMPAAPPGAQWTPSPRYVNTVHYRADRRGFLDQGFVHLFVVPADGGTARQLTKGDWNAGSRFDGQPGSVGWSWSADGASIVFDGLMSNESDKNYRDSDINVVDVATGAMRKLTTQRGSWSNPVVSPNGEWIAFSGYPHTEDTYHASELYVMRRDGSGMKKISGTLDRDMGEIFWAGDNSGVYVNVQDRGSSQLFFASVAGAVRQLSQGAQMLGVSSIAKNGLVAAVRSTPTEPADVVTFALATPQKVSRLTSVNADILGNKRLASTEEVWLTSTGGTKVQGWIVKPPNFDASRKWPMIMEIHGGPHGMYGVGFSYMYQNFAANGYVVLYTNPRGSTGYGTDFGRAISKRYPGVDYEDLMAAVDTVVGRGYIDTSRMYVGGCSGGGVLSAWIVGHTNRFAGAAVRCPVMNWISFAGNADVPFFTNGWFDKPYWEDPRPWLDQSPLMYVGNVTTPTVIMTGELDLRTPMSQSEEFYQALKQRGVPTALLRFQGEYHGTSSKPSNFLRTQLYMMSWYQQHRRNAM from the coding sequence ATGCGGTTCGCTCGTGTGATGTGTGTGCTGCCGGCGGTGTCGCTGGTCGCTGCGGCCGGACTTCTTCCTGCACAGGAGAAGGCGGTCGACACCCTCCTGACCGTCAACCACTACCTGGACTTCGAGACCGTTGGCGCGCCGCAGCTTTCACCTGACGGGGCGCGGATCATCTACACGCGACGGTCGGTGGACAAGCAGAAGGACACGTTCGAGTCGGCGTTATGGATCATGAACGCCGACGGATCGGAGAACCGCTTCCTCGCGCGCGGTGGCGATGCGACCTGGTCGCCCGACGGGACGCGCATTGCCTACATCGGCGAAGGGCAGCCGGGGGGCGCGCAGGTCTTCGTGCGCTGGATGAACGCCGAGGGAGCCACGTCGCAGGTGACGCGCGTGGAGCGCGCGCCGGGCGACCTCGCCTGGTCGCCCGACGGGAAGTGGATCGGTTTCGCGATGTTCACCCCAAAGGCCGAGAGCTGGGCGATCGACATGCCGGCCGCGCCGCCGGGGGCGCAGTGGACACCGTCGCCGCGCTATGTCAACACGGTGCACTATCGCGCCGACCGGCGCGGCTTCCTCGATCAGGGATTCGTGCACCTCTTCGTCGTCCCGGCCGACGGTGGCACGGCGCGGCAGTTGACGAAGGGGGACTGGAACGCCGGCTCGCGCTTCGATGGCCAGCCGGGATCGGTGGGGTGGAGCTGGTCGGCGGACGGCGCATCGATCGTCTTCGACGGGTTGATGAGCAACGAGTCCGACAAGAACTACCGCGACTCCGACATCAACGTGGTCGACGTGGCGACGGGGGCGATGCGGAAGCTGACGACGCAACGTGGCAGTTGGTCCAACCCGGTGGTATCGCCTAACGGGGAGTGGATCGCCTTCAGCGGCTACCCGCACACCGAGGACACGTATCACGCGTCGGAGCTCTACGTCATGCGGCGCGACGGCTCGGGGATGAAGAAGATCTCCGGGACGCTGGACCGCGACATGGGGGAGATCTTCTGGGCGGGGGACAACAGCGGCGTCTACGTGAATGTGCAGGACCGCGGGTCGTCGCAGCTCTTCTTTGCCAGCGTGGCGGGAGCGGTGCGCCAGCTGAGCCAGGGGGCGCAGATGCTCGGCGTCTCATCGATCGCGAAGAATGGCCTGGTGGCCGCGGTGCGGTCGACGCCGACCGAGCCGGCCGACGTCGTCACCTTCGCCCTGGCAACCCCGCAGAAGGTGTCGCGCCTGACGAGTGTGAACGCCGACATCCTTGGCAACAAGCGGCTTGCATCCACCGAGGAAGTGTGGCTGACGTCGACCGGCGGGACGAAGGTGCAGGGGTGGATCGTCAAGCCACCCAACTTCGACGCGTCGAGGAAGTGGCCGATGATCATGGAGATCCATGGCGGCCCGCATGGGATGTACGGCGTCGGCTTCAGCTACATGTACCAGAACTTTGCCGCCAACGGCTACGTGGTGCTCTACACCAACCCGCGCGGTTCCACCGGCTACGGGACCGACTTCGGGCGCGCCATCAGCAAGCGCTATCCCGGTGTAGACTACGAGGACCTGATGGCTGCGGTCGACACTGTCGTGGGGCGCGGCTACATCGACACCTCACGGATGTACGTGGGCGGCTGCAGCGGTGGCGGCGTGCTCTCGGCGTGGATCGTGGGACACACCAATCGCTTCGCCGGCGCGGCGGTTCGATGCCCGGTGATGAACTGGATCTCCTTTGCCGGCAACGCCGACGTCCCCTTCTTCACCAACGGCTGGTTCGACAAGCCGTACTGGGAAGATCCCAGGCCGTGGCTCGACCAGTCGCCGCTGATGTACGTCGGCAACGTCACCACGCCCACGGTGATCATGACCGGTGAACTGGACCTGCGCACGCCGATGTCGCAATCGGAGGAGT